One Nitrospinaceae bacterium genomic region harbors:
- a CDS encoding DNA-binding response regulator, whose product MMTTKKETIRIMVADDHPVFREGLYRAFSDTRDLKVVEEAGNGQELLDKATTEKVDVVLLDISMNDEWSLDYMKELKVKFPDLPIIVLSVYPEKHFAMRYIKAGASGYLTKDSPLDVLKQAVRKVAGGGKFLSPEFMEKIAFNFSGQDKQPHEMLSDREFQVFCLLASGASLTAIAEKLFLSVKTVSTHRSHILEKMKMQTNAELIQYAILNKVI is encoded by the coding sequence ATGATGACAACAAAAAAAGAAACCATTCGAATCATGGTAGCGGATGACCATCCGGTTTTCCGCGAGGGGTTATACCGTGCTTTTTCCGACACCCGTGACCTGAAAGTTGTTGAAGAAGCTGGAAACGGCCAAGAGCTTTTGGATAAAGCCACGACCGAAAAGGTGGATGTCGTGTTGCTGGATATCAGCATGAATGATGAATGGAGTCTCGATTATATGAAAGAGTTGAAAGTTAAATTTCCAGATCTGCCAATCATCGTATTGAGTGTCTATCCGGAAAAACATTTTGCCATGCGTTATATCAAGGCGGGAGCTTCCGGGTATTTAACAAAAGACAGTCCTCTGGATGTATTAAAACAGGCGGTGCGTAAGGTTGCCGGAGGAGGGAAGTTCTTAAGCCCAGAATTTATGGAAAAAATTGCTTTCAATTTTTCCGGCCAGGATAAACAACCCCATGAAATGCTTTCCGATCGGGAGTTTCAAGTTTTCTGCCTGTTGGCTTCCGGTGCTTCCCTGACCGCGATCGCCGAAAAGCTGTTTTTGAGCGTTAAAACCGTGAGCACCCATCGTAGCCACATCCTTGAAAAAATGAAAATGCAGACAAATGCCGAACTCATTCAATATGCAATATTGAATAAGGTGATTTAA
- a CDS encoding ABC transporter ATP-binding protein, with amino-acid sequence MVEAVRNVNIAMDRGKTLALVGESGCGKSVTALSVLRLIATPPGKYQSGQILFDGTDLFKLPEEAMEKIRGNDISMIFQEPMTSLNPIFTIGDQVAEPIILHQGKSAEEARQVTLETLKQVGLPSPEKRIDQYPHELSGGMKQRVMIAMAIACKPRLLIADEPTTALDATVQAQILELIEDLRKTTDMAILLITHNLGIVAQYADHVAVMYAGKVVEEAPVEVLFESPAHPYTQGLLNSLPKDEPGRRLEAIPGTVPHPAYIPEGCAFHPRCSKVMPHCKTSLPPYFPVAGSTGHQAACWLYGEPPVS; translated from the coding sequence GTGGTCGAGGCCGTTCGGAATGTAAATATTGCAATGGACCGGGGAAAAACCCTGGCCCTGGTCGGAGAGTCCGGTTGTGGAAAATCGGTGACCGCCCTCAGCGTATTGCGTCTCATTGCCACACCGCCAGGCAAATACCAATCCGGGCAAATTTTATTTGATGGCACCGATCTTTTTAAATTGCCCGAAGAGGCGATGGAAAAAATCCGCGGCAACGACATCAGTATGATTTTTCAAGAGCCGATGACCTCACTCAACCCGATCTTCACCATCGGCGACCAGGTCGCGGAGCCAATCATCCTGCATCAGGGGAAAAGCGCCGAAGAAGCCCGGCAAGTCACTTTGGAGACGCTGAAACAAGTCGGCCTCCCCTCTCCTGAAAAACGCATCGACCAATACCCGCACGAACTATCCGGAGGCATGAAGCAACGCGTCATGATCGCCATGGCCATTGCCTGCAAACCCAGACTGCTGATCGCGGACGAACCCACAACGGCTCTGGACGCCACGGTGCAGGCACAGATTCTCGAACTGATCGAAGACCTGCGCAAAACCACGGACATGGCCATCCTGCTGATCACCCACAACCTGGGCATCGTCGCGCAATACGCCGACCACGTCGCCGTCATGTATGCCGGGAAAGTGGTGGAGGAGGCCCCCGTCGAAGTGCTGTTTGAATCACCGGCGCACCCTTACACCCAGGGTCTCTTGAACTCACTGCCCAAAGACGAGCCGGGACGCCGGCTGGAAGCCATACCGGGCACCGTGCCGCACCCGGCGTACATTCCCGAAGGCTGCGCCTTTCATCCCCGCTGTTCCAAGGTCATGCCGCATTGCAAAACATCATTGCCGCCGTACTTTCCCGTTGCGGGCTCGACCGGCCACCAGGCCGCCTGCTGGCTCTACGGAGAACCTCCAGTCTCATGA
- the oppF gene encoding peptide ABC transporter ATP-binding protein, whose protein sequence is MKPLIEIKALKKYFPVYGGLLSKVVGHVKAVESVSLKIAKKETLGLVGESGCGKTTVGRMSIRLIEPTEGQVLFEGTDIFQLSKNQMSKLRPRMQIIFQDPYSSLNPRFTVERIIGEAMLIHGTATRENLNDKVKKVMEQVGLSSRYMKRYPHEFSGGQRQRIGIARALAMNPNYIVCDEPVSALDVSIQAQIINLLQDIQEKTGIAMLFISHDLNVVKHLSHRTAVMYLGRLVETAPTPVLNAEPAHPYTRALLASKPSLNPRDRGRPTVLAGDVPSPLTPPSGCHFHPRCPEVMDRCRTEEPKYTQLSDDHQVHCHLYDKSG, encoded by the coding sequence ATGAAACCATTGATTGAAATCAAGGCCCTGAAAAAATACTTTCCCGTTTACGGGGGGCTCCTGTCCAAGGTGGTGGGCCATGTCAAGGCCGTGGAAAGCGTTTCCCTTAAGATCGCCAAAAAGGAAACCCTGGGGCTGGTCGGGGAATCCGGATGTGGTAAGACCACCGTGGGCCGAATGTCGATTCGCCTCATTGAACCCACCGAAGGCCAGGTGTTGTTCGAGGGAACAGATATTTTCCAGCTGAGCAAAAACCAAATGTCCAAACTGCGTCCCCGGATGCAGATTATTTTCCAGGACCCGTACAGCTCCCTCAATCCAAGATTCACCGTCGAGCGCATCATTGGCGAAGCCATGCTGATCCACGGAACCGCCACCCGGGAAAATCTGAATGACAAAGTAAAAAAAGTGATGGAGCAGGTCGGCCTCTCTTCCCGCTACATGAAACGCTATCCGCATGAGTTTTCAGGTGGCCAAAGACAAAGAATCGGCATCGCCCGCGCCCTGGCCATGAACCCAAACTACATCGTGTGCGATGAGCCGGTTTCCGCTCTCGATGTTTCCATTCAAGCTCAGATCATCAACCTTTTGCAGGACATTCAGGAAAAAACCGGCATTGCCATGCTTTTCATCTCTCACGATTTAAACGTCGTCAAGCACCTTTCTCACCGGACGGCGGTGATGTACCTCGGCCGGCTGGTGGAAACCGCTCCTACTCCGGTATTAAATGCAGAACCCGCCCATCCGTACACGCGCGCCCTTTTGGCATCGAAACCGTCCTTAAACCCCAGGGATCGGGGCCGGCCCACCGTATTGGCCGGCGATGTCCCCTCGCCTCTCACCCCCCCTTCCGGATGCCACTTTCACCCCCGCTGTCCGGAAGTGATGGACCGTTGCCGCACGGAAGAGCCTAAATACACCCAACTTAGCGACGACCATCAGGTCCACTGCCACCTTTACGATAAGAGCGGCTGA
- the motA-2 gene encoding chemotaxis protein MotA produces the protein MDFASFIGIVSGISLIVTAIYMGSGFDIFVNGPGLMIVLGGTVAATLITFQMKNVFSAFKAALFVFSEKNQDPNDMVSTMVELCTLTRRQGIISLSRLEVKSDFLKKVCNLISDGTKEEMMRDTLNIEIESMKQRHFIIQDIFRKMAVYSPAFGMLGTLIGLIQMLTQLNDPENVGPAMAVALLTTFYGMLLSTMIFNPIAGKLRARTMVEVINLEIIFEGAISILQDNNPLLVYEKLSSYIPATLRRPMHQQVLKKKFALNIQKI, from the coding sequence TTGGATTTTGCTTCCTTTATAGGAATTGTTTCAGGAATTTCGCTGATCGTCACCGCCATTTATATGGGCAGCGGCTTCGATATTTTTGTGAACGGACCGGGCCTCATGATCGTTTTAGGGGGAACCGTGGCCGCCACCCTGATCACATTCCAGATGAAAAACGTTTTTTCAGCCTTCAAAGCGGCGCTTTTTGTGTTCTCGGAGAAAAACCAGGACCCCAACGACATGGTATCGACCATGGTCGAATTATGCACCCTCACCCGCCGCCAGGGAATCATTTCCTTGAGCCGTCTGGAAGTCAAATCCGATTTCCTGAAAAAGGTGTGTAACCTCATTTCCGATGGCACCAAAGAAGAAATGATGCGCGACACCCTGAACATTGAAATTGAATCCATGAAACAAAGGCATTTCATCATTCAGGACATATTCAGAAAAATGGCCGTGTATTCCCCCGCGTTTGGCATGCTGGGAACTTTGATCGGTCTGATCCAGATGTTGACCCAATTAAACGATCCGGAAAACGTCGGGCCCGCCATGGCTGTCGCTCTCTTGACGACTTTTTACGGAATGCTGCTATCCACCATGATATTCAACCCGATTGCAGGAAAATTACGGGCAAGAACCATGGTCGAAGTCATCAACCTGGAAATCATTTTTGAAGGTGCGATCTCCATCTTGCAGGACAACAACCCCTTACTGGTTTATGAAAAGCTATCCTCCTATATCCCTGCGACCCTTCGCCGGCCCATGCATCAACAGGTACTGAAGAAAAAATTCGCGTTGAACATTCAAAAAATTTGA
- a CDS encoding bifunctional folylpolyglutamate synthase/dihydrofolate synthase → MAKSAPRLKKALDYLYGLNPGAIKLGLENTRRLLNHFGDPHLKIRTVHIAGTNGKGSTAAFVESILRSSGQKVGLYTSPHLLYFQERIQIDRRFISEPDLCKLIFRVKKAVEVLKLPITFFEFATVMAFLYFFENKVDWNVIEVGMGGRLDATRLCQAEISIITSIGLDHTQYLGTTLKQIAYEKACIINNFGTVIAHVESEEAFDVLKNVAQERSAQIKRCGEDFKTALRAVLPQGQTIDFTMGDFHLEEVEVPLIGRHQASNAGLALAACLELRSKGVPMDTPTLRDGLKSTQWKGRMEVVSQNPAIVMDCAHNPDGVRKLTETLREYFSFQRCFLVLGFMKDKPVDEMLKIFLDFADHIFLARPKQERAMDPQQLKDRLQDIQKPIELVSNIPYALRIAKNSAGPNDLICITGSIFTVSEAKEFLINEAVA, encoded by the coding sequence ATGGCAAAATCCGCCCCACGACTGAAAAAAGCCCTGGATTACCTTTACGGCCTGAATCCCGGAGCCATCAAGCTGGGCCTGGAAAACACCCGCCGCCTGCTGAATCACTTTGGCGACCCTCACTTGAAAATTCGGACGGTTCACATTGCCGGAACCAACGGCAAAGGTTCCACGGCGGCTTTCGTGGAATCCATTTTGCGGTCTTCAGGGCAGAAAGTAGGACTCTACACCTCCCCTCATCTGCTTTATTTTCAGGAAAGAATACAGATCGACCGCCGCTTCATTTCCGAACCGGATCTTTGCAAATTGATATTTCGGGTTAAAAAAGCCGTCGAAGTTTTGAAACTGCCGATCACGTTTTTTGAATTCGCCACCGTAATGGCTTTCTTATATTTTTTCGAGAACAAGGTCGATTGGAACGTCATCGAGGTCGGAATGGGAGGCCGCCTGGATGCCACCCGTCTTTGCCAGGCGGAAATATCCATCATCACCTCCATCGGCTTGGACCACACCCAGTATCTGGGGACGACCCTGAAACAGATCGCTTATGAAAAGGCCTGCATAATCAATAATTTCGGTACGGTAATTGCTCATGTAGAGAGTGAAGAGGCTTTCGATGTCCTGAAAAATGTCGCTCAGGAACGATCTGCCCAAATCAAAAGGTGCGGGGAAGATTTCAAGACCGCATTAAGAGCTGTATTACCCCAAGGCCAAACGATCGATTTTACGATGGGGGATTTTCATTTGGAGGAGGTGGAAGTTCCCTTGATAGGCCGTCATCAGGCGTCCAACGCAGGTTTGGCGCTGGCGGCATGTCTCGAACTCCGCTCAAAAGGAGTCCCGATGGATACTCCCACCTTGCGAGACGGTCTCAAATCAACTCAGTGGAAAGGCCGCATGGAAGTCGTTTCCCAAAATCCTGCAATCGTAATGGATTGCGCCCACAATCCTGACGGAGTCAGAAAATTGACGGAAACTTTGCGTGAATATTTTTCATTCCAACGTTGTTTTCTGGTTCTGGGGTTCATGAAAGACAAACCCGTTGATGAAATGTTGAAAATATTTTTGGATTTTGCGGATCACATTTTTCTGGCCAGGCCTAAGCAGGAACGGGCCATGGACCCCCAGCAACTCAAGGACCGCTTGCAGGACATCCAAAAACCAATTGAACTGGTTAGCAATATTCCATATGCTTTGCGGATAGCAAAAAATTCCGCAGGCCCCAATGACCTCATTTGCATTACCGGTTCTATCTTCACCGTTTCTGAAGCCAAAGAATTTCTGATAAATGAAGCAGTTGCTTAG
- the lptD gene encoding LPS-assembly protein LptD, translating to MKQLLRIILLVWIAAVPVNSGFAQVKSKPQPDFVPNDVQEVRISADHMSQDKKSDTVRAWGNVVIQLEDRVLRADKVKISNKTGVGEARGNVMLTSQDGTVIKSERSLFNINSQRGKAFGVIGKINAIDKQTDSAEIPITYFFKGKEIKRYSPVRYKLKDAYLTTCRGKVPDWSFKAKKMDIIQNDRALFTRGVFKVKDIPILYLPIGYLPLNKDRKTGFLMPKIGTSNIDGITFEPIFFWAINDQSDATVSVKYLEKRGVQPKLEYRYNPHKDTEGQFNGTFLNDRTTGGTFYKIDWKHDQLLEKKARLKAKLDLESASSFNKTFEDNTNLRTRRNSDSFASLNKSWSNSTLDTLIRFRDSTEETRDDLFAQLPQVTFQHQRQQVGKSSFFFNQETSYTSFLLDLNTDPDNDNTFNVHRFDFHPQISRPIAIAPWLALTPTIGWRETLYTQGLKPNSLDDRVGTFSRELFDASAALEGPKIDRIFVGKGKNPTKIKHLIEPRISYSFIPDMDLKDRDQIRRIDGVDAIESTSKFTYSLTQRLLKKKGDSKGNSQANEILRFVVSQSYDLRKSVRGNSIDTNPRDREDEPFSDLRFDFDSRLFEPFMFNIDSTFDIYDNQVETLNFEFGVKPLDTVSFFVERRFIRNQSTFLLGSLYWDFKKSWQVQATTRFDELTETFRENDVSLVYDNPCKCWGFALDFISRDLIAGSVNKRENKFLFTLTLRGVGTEGVGDKFINHIHRQF from the coding sequence ATGAAGCAGTTGCTTAGAATAATCCTGTTAGTTTGGATCGCGGCGGTGCCTGTGAACTCAGGGTTTGCACAGGTCAAGTCCAAACCCCAACCGGATTTCGTTCCCAATGACGTTCAGGAGGTCAGAATCAGCGCCGACCATATGTCCCAGGATAAAAAGAGCGATACAGTCAGGGCCTGGGGCAATGTCGTCATTCAGCTGGAAGACCGTGTACTCCGCGCAGACAAAGTCAAAATAAGCAATAAAACCGGGGTCGGCGAGGCCAGAGGTAACGTGATGTTAACCTCTCAGGACGGAACGGTGATCAAGTCCGAACGCAGTCTGTTCAATATCAACTCCCAGCGCGGAAAAGCGTTCGGAGTCATTGGGAAAATCAACGCAATCGATAAACAAACAGATAGCGCAGAAATCCCCATAACCTATTTTTTTAAAGGCAAGGAAATAAAAAGGTATTCTCCGGTTCGTTACAAATTAAAGGACGCCTATCTAACCACCTGCCGGGGAAAAGTTCCAGACTGGTCATTTAAAGCAAAAAAAATGGACATCATCCAGAATGACCGGGCCTTGTTCACCCGCGGGGTGTTTAAAGTAAAGGATATTCCCATTCTTTATCTTCCCATAGGATATCTGCCTCTCAATAAGGATCGTAAAACCGGATTTTTGATGCCCAAAATTGGGACCAGCAACATCGACGGAATCACCTTTGAACCTATCTTTTTCTGGGCGATCAACGATCAGTCGGATGCGACCGTTTCGGTAAAATACCTGGAAAAACGGGGCGTCCAGCCGAAACTCGAATATAGATACAACCCCCATAAAGACACCGAGGGGCAGTTTAATGGTACATTTTTAAATGATAGAACAACGGGTGGAACGTTCTACAAAATTGATTGGAAACATGACCAGCTCCTGGAAAAAAAAGCTCGCTTAAAGGCGAAACTGGACCTGGAAAGCGCCTCCAGTTTCAACAAAACCTTTGAGGACAATACCAACCTGAGAACGCGCCGCAATTCGGACTCTTTTGCTTCGCTTAACAAAAGCTGGTCCAACAGCACTCTGGACACTCTAATCCGCTTTCGCGACAGCACCGAAGAAACCCGCGATGATCTTTTTGCGCAATTACCGCAGGTCACCTTCCAGCATCAGCGCCAACAAGTCGGCAAAAGCTCGTTTTTTTTCAATCAGGAAACCAGTTACACCTCCTTTCTTCTCGATTTGAACACTGATCCCGATAATGATAATACGTTTAACGTTCACCGGTTTGATTTTCATCCTCAGATATCCCGGCCCATTGCTATCGCCCCGTGGCTGGCGTTAACCCCCACCATCGGATGGAGGGAGACTTTATACACCCAGGGGCTGAAACCCAACTCGTTAGACGATAGAGTTGGAACGTTTTCGCGTGAATTGTTCGATGCCAGCGCCGCTTTGGAGGGACCGAAAATTGACCGAATCTTCGTGGGCAAGGGGAAAAATCCGACCAAGATCAAACACCTGATTGAACCCCGCATCTCCTATAGTTTTATTCCCGATATGGACCTCAAGGACCGGGATCAGATCCGGCGAATCGACGGAGTCGACGCTATAGAATCGACCAGCAAATTCACCTACTCTCTGACCCAACGGCTCTTGAAAAAAAAGGGGGATTCGAAAGGAAATTCTCAAGCCAACGAAATTCTGCGCTTTGTGGTCAGCCAGAGCTACGATCTCAGGAAATCGGTCAGGGGAAACTCTATCGACACCAACCCCAGGGATCGGGAAGACGAACCTTTCTCAGATCTAAGGTTTGATTTTGACAGCCGGCTTTTTGAACCGTTCATGTTCAATATCGATTCAACCTTCGACATTTACGATAATCAGGTCGAAACCCTCAATTTTGAATTCGGAGTTAAACCTCTGGATACAGTATCCTTTTTTGTTGAGAGAAGATTCATCCGCAATCAATCCACATTTCTCCTGGGGTCCTTATATTGGGATTTCAAGAAAAGCTGGCAAGTCCAGGCGACGACGCGGTTTGACGAGTTGACCGAAACCTTCCGTGAAAACGATGTCAGCCTGGTGTACGATAACCCTTGCAAATGTTGGGGGTTTGCTCTTGACTTTATCAGCCGCGATCTCATCGCCGGATCAGTAAACAAAAGAGAAAACAAGTTCCTGTTCACCCTCACCCTGCGCGGGGTCGGGACGGAAGGCGTTGGCGACAAATTCATAAATCATATACATCGGCAATTTTAA